In Pogoniulus pusillus isolate bPogPus1 chromosome 2, bPogPus1.pri, whole genome shotgun sequence, the following are encoded in one genomic region:
- the FTCD gene encoding formimidoyltransferase-cyclodeaminase isoform X2 — protein sequence MAKLVECVPNFSEGNNKEVIDAVGQAISRTPGCVLLDVDAGASTNRTVYTFVGSPEAVIEGALSAARVAGQLIDMSRHTGEHPRMGALDVCPFVPVMNVSMEECVTCANIFGQRLATELGVPVYLYGEAARKESRKALPAIRAGEYEALPEKLAKPEWAPDFGPPTFVPRWGATVTGARTFLIAYNINLLCTKELAHRIALNLREQGRGADQPGRLKKVQGIGWYLEEENIAQVSTNLLDFETTPLHAVYEEVCQDAEALNLPVVGSQLVGLVPKKAILDTAEFYIKKEKLFILEEEQKIRLVVSRLGLDSLSPFHPRERIIEYLVQAGEADEGLVAKPLGAFVRAVGGRSAAPGGGSVSAAAAALEALKLPKGTPEERERRTAAMQQGLKTAVKVPCALAEKVSGLWPALKDLAHHCNLACKSDIQVGAKMLETAVFGAYFNVMINLKDITDEKFKLAMSQKISGLLEEAKRGSTLVLALLDKRVA from the exons ATGGCTAAGCTGGTGGAGTGCGTACCCAACTTCTCGGAGGGAAATAACAAGGAG GTGATCGATGCGGTAGGACAGGCCATCTCTCGGACACcgggctgtgtgctgctggatgTAGATGCTGGTGCCTCCACCAATCGCACTGTGTACACCTTTGTGGGGTCCCCTGAGGCTGTCATTGAAGGAGCGCTGAGTGCGGCCCGAGTGGCTGGCCAGCTCATTGACATGAGCCGACACACAG GTGAACACCCTCGCATGGGGGCTCTGGATGTCTGCCCCTTTGTGCCAGTGATGAATGTCAGCATGGAGGAGTGTGTCACCTGTGCCAACATCTTCGGGCAGCGCTTGGCAACAGAGCTAGGAGTGCCTG TTTACCTGTATGGAGAGGCAGCAcgaaaggaaagcaggaaggccTTGCCTGCAATCCGTGCTGGGGAGTATGAGGCACTTCCTGAAAAG CTTGCAAAACCAGAGTGGGCTCCTGACTTTGGGCCTCCAACATTTGTCCCCCGGTGGGGGGCCACAGTGACGGGTGCCCGGACCTTCCTTATTGCATACAACATCAACCTGCTGTGCACCAAGGAGCTGGCTCATCGCATCGCCCTCAACCTCCGTGAACAGGGTCGTGGTGCTGACCAG CCTGGGCGCTTGAAGAAGGTGCAGGGCATTGGCTGGTATTTGGAGGAAGAGAATATAGCTCAAGTTTCCACAAACCTGTTGGACTTTGAGACGACTCCGCTTCATGCTGTCTATGAGGAAGTTTGCCAAGATGCAGAG GCACTGAATCTCCCTGTGGTGGGATCTCAGCTGGTGGGGCTTGTCCCCAAGAAGGCCATACTGGACACAGCTGAATTTTacataaagaaggaaaaactcTTCATTCTGGAGGAGGAACAGAAGATAAGGCTG GTGGTCAGCCGGCTGGGCCTGGATTCCTTGTCTCCGTTTCACCCCCGGGAGCGCATCATCGA GTAcctggtgcaggcaggagaggcGGATGAGGGGCTGGTGGCCAAGCCATTAGGTGCCTTTGTGCGAGCAGTCGGTGGGAGGTCTGCAGCGCCAGGAGGAGGCTCtgtgtctgcagctgcagctgccctg GAAGCTCTGAAGCTGCCAAAAGGCACCCCTGAAGAGCGGGAGAG ACGCACAGCTGCCATGCAACAGGGACTGAAGACAGCTGTGAAGGTTCCTTGTGCCCTGGCAGAGAAGGTGAGTGGGCTCTGGCCTGCTCTGAAGGACCTGGCACATCACTGCAACCTGGCCTGCAAATCTGACATCCAG GTGGGAGCCAAAATGCTGGAAACAGCTGTGTTTGGAGCTTACTTCAATGTCATGATCAACCTCAAAGATATAACAGATGAGAAGTTCAAGCTTGCG ATGTCACAGAAGATCtctgggctgctggaggaggcgAAGCGAGGCTCGACActggtgctggcactg
- the FTCD gene encoding formimidoyltransferase-cyclodeaminase isoform X3 yields MAKLVECVPNFSEGNNKEVIDAVGQAISRTPGCVLLDVDAGASTNRTVYTFVGSPEAVIEGALSAARVAGQLIDMSRHTGEHPRMGALDVCPFVPVMNVSMEECVTCANIFGQRLATELGVPVYLYGEAARKESRKALPAIRAGEYEALPEKLAKPEWAPDFGPPTFVPRWGATVTGARTFLIAYNINLLCTKELAHRIALNLREQGRGADQPGRLKKVQGIGWYLEEENIAQVSTNLLDFETTPLHAVYEEVCQDAEALNLPVVGSQLVGLVPKKAILDTAEFYIKKEKLFILEEEQKIRLVVSRLGLDSLSPFHPRERIIEYLVQAGEADEGLVAKPLGAFVRAVGGRSAAPGGGSVSAAAAALGAALGCMVGLMSYGKRQFEELDPIMRKLIPPFHQAMDELVAMVDADSRAFSSYMTHSCHATGTEDSCEGSLCPGREGEWALACSEGPGTSLQPGLQI; encoded by the exons ATGGCTAAGCTGGTGGAGTGCGTACCCAACTTCTCGGAGGGAAATAACAAGGAG GTGATCGATGCGGTAGGACAGGCCATCTCTCGGACACcgggctgtgtgctgctggatgTAGATGCTGGTGCCTCCACCAATCGCACTGTGTACACCTTTGTGGGGTCCCCTGAGGCTGTCATTGAAGGAGCGCTGAGTGCGGCCCGAGTGGCTGGCCAGCTCATTGACATGAGCCGACACACAG GTGAACACCCTCGCATGGGGGCTCTGGATGTCTGCCCCTTTGTGCCAGTGATGAATGTCAGCATGGAGGAGTGTGTCACCTGTGCCAACATCTTCGGGCAGCGCTTGGCAACAGAGCTAGGAGTGCCTG TTTACCTGTATGGAGAGGCAGCAcgaaaggaaagcaggaaggccTTGCCTGCAATCCGTGCTGGGGAGTATGAGGCACTTCCTGAAAAG CTTGCAAAACCAGAGTGGGCTCCTGACTTTGGGCCTCCAACATTTGTCCCCCGGTGGGGGGCCACAGTGACGGGTGCCCGGACCTTCCTTATTGCATACAACATCAACCTGCTGTGCACCAAGGAGCTGGCTCATCGCATCGCCCTCAACCTCCGTGAACAGGGTCGTGGTGCTGACCAG CCTGGGCGCTTGAAGAAGGTGCAGGGCATTGGCTGGTATTTGGAGGAAGAGAATATAGCTCAAGTTTCCACAAACCTGTTGGACTTTGAGACGACTCCGCTTCATGCTGTCTATGAGGAAGTTTGCCAAGATGCAGAG GCACTGAATCTCCCTGTGGTGGGATCTCAGCTGGTGGGGCTTGTCCCCAAGAAGGCCATACTGGACACAGCTGAATTTTacataaagaaggaaaaactcTTCATTCTGGAGGAGGAACAGAAGATAAGGCTG GTGGTCAGCCGGCTGGGCCTGGATTCCTTGTCTCCGTTTCACCCCCGGGAGCGCATCATCGA GTAcctggtgcaggcaggagaggcGGATGAGGGGCTGGTGGCCAAGCCATTAGGTGCCTTTGTGCGAGCAGTCGGTGGGAGGTCTGCAGCGCCAGGAGGAGGCTCtgtgtctgcagctgcagctgccctg GGAGCGGCACTGGGCTGCATGGTGGGGCTGATGAGCTATGGGAAGCGGCAATTTGAGGAACTGGACCCCATCATGAGGAAGCTGATCCCTCCATTCCATCAGGCCATGGATGAGCTGGTGGCAATGGTGGATGCTGACTCCCGTGCCTTCAGCAGTTACATG ACGCACAGCTGCCATGCAACAGGGACTGAAGACAGCTGTGAAGGTTCCTTGTGCCCTGGCAGAGAAGGTGAGTGGGCTCTGGCCTGCTCTGAAGGACCTGGCACATCACTGCAACCTGGCCTGCAAATCTGA
- the FTCD gene encoding formimidoyltransferase-cyclodeaminase isoform X1 has protein sequence MAKLVECVPNFSEGNNKEVIDAVGQAISRTPGCVLLDVDAGASTNRTVYTFVGSPEAVIEGALSAARVAGQLIDMSRHTGEHPRMGALDVCPFVPVMNVSMEECVTCANIFGQRLATELGVPVYLYGEAARKESRKALPAIRAGEYEALPEKLAKPEWAPDFGPPTFVPRWGATVTGARTFLIAYNINLLCTKELAHRIALNLREQGRGADQPGRLKKVQGIGWYLEEENIAQVSTNLLDFETTPLHAVYEEVCQDAEALNLPVVGSQLVGLVPKKAILDTAEFYIKKEKLFILEEEQKIRLVVSRLGLDSLSPFHPRERIIEYLVQAGEADEGLVAKPLGAFVRAVGGRSAAPGGGSVSAAAAALGAALGCMVGLMSYGKRQFEELDPIMRKLIPPFHQAMDELVAMVDADSRAFSSYMEALKLPKGTPEERERRTAAMQQGLKTAVKVPCALAEKVSGLWPALKDLAHHCNLACKSDIQVGAKMLETAVFGAYFNVMINLKDITDEKFKLAMSQKISGLLEEAKRGSTLVLALLDKRVA, from the exons ATGGCTAAGCTGGTGGAGTGCGTACCCAACTTCTCGGAGGGAAATAACAAGGAG GTGATCGATGCGGTAGGACAGGCCATCTCTCGGACACcgggctgtgtgctgctggatgTAGATGCTGGTGCCTCCACCAATCGCACTGTGTACACCTTTGTGGGGTCCCCTGAGGCTGTCATTGAAGGAGCGCTGAGTGCGGCCCGAGTGGCTGGCCAGCTCATTGACATGAGCCGACACACAG GTGAACACCCTCGCATGGGGGCTCTGGATGTCTGCCCCTTTGTGCCAGTGATGAATGTCAGCATGGAGGAGTGTGTCACCTGTGCCAACATCTTCGGGCAGCGCTTGGCAACAGAGCTAGGAGTGCCTG TTTACCTGTATGGAGAGGCAGCAcgaaaggaaagcaggaaggccTTGCCTGCAATCCGTGCTGGGGAGTATGAGGCACTTCCTGAAAAG CTTGCAAAACCAGAGTGGGCTCCTGACTTTGGGCCTCCAACATTTGTCCCCCGGTGGGGGGCCACAGTGACGGGTGCCCGGACCTTCCTTATTGCATACAACATCAACCTGCTGTGCACCAAGGAGCTGGCTCATCGCATCGCCCTCAACCTCCGTGAACAGGGTCGTGGTGCTGACCAG CCTGGGCGCTTGAAGAAGGTGCAGGGCATTGGCTGGTATTTGGAGGAAGAGAATATAGCTCAAGTTTCCACAAACCTGTTGGACTTTGAGACGACTCCGCTTCATGCTGTCTATGAGGAAGTTTGCCAAGATGCAGAG GCACTGAATCTCCCTGTGGTGGGATCTCAGCTGGTGGGGCTTGTCCCCAAGAAGGCCATACTGGACACAGCTGAATTTTacataaagaaggaaaaactcTTCATTCTGGAGGAGGAACAGAAGATAAGGCTG GTGGTCAGCCGGCTGGGCCTGGATTCCTTGTCTCCGTTTCACCCCCGGGAGCGCATCATCGA GTAcctggtgcaggcaggagaggcGGATGAGGGGCTGGTGGCCAAGCCATTAGGTGCCTTTGTGCGAGCAGTCGGTGGGAGGTCTGCAGCGCCAGGAGGAGGCTCtgtgtctgcagctgcagctgccctg GGAGCGGCACTGGGCTGCATGGTGGGGCTGATGAGCTATGGGAAGCGGCAATTTGAGGAACTGGACCCCATCATGAGGAAGCTGATCCCTCCATTCCATCAGGCCATGGATGAGCTGGTGGCAATGGTGGATGCTGACTCCCGTGCCTTCAGCAGTTACATG GAAGCTCTGAAGCTGCCAAAAGGCACCCCTGAAGAGCGGGAGAG ACGCACAGCTGCCATGCAACAGGGACTGAAGACAGCTGTGAAGGTTCCTTGTGCCCTGGCAGAGAAGGTGAGTGGGCTCTGGCCTGCTCTGAAGGACCTGGCACATCACTGCAACCTGGCCTGCAAATCTGACATCCAG GTGGGAGCCAAAATGCTGGAAACAGCTGTGTTTGGAGCTTACTTCAATGTCATGATCAACCTCAAAGATATAACAGATGAGAAGTTCAAGCTTGCG ATGTCACAGAAGATCtctgggctgctggaggaggcgAAGCGAGGCTCGACActggtgctggcactg
- the FTCD gene encoding formimidoyltransferase-cyclodeaminase isoform X4 codes for MAKLVECVPNFSEGNNKEVIDAVGQAISRTPGCVLLDVDAGASTNRTVYTFVGSPEAVIEGALSAARVAGQLIDMSRHTGEHPRMGALDVCPFVPVMNVSMEECVTCANIFGQRLATELGVPVYLYGEAARKESRKALPAIRAGEYEALPEKLAKPEWAPDFGPPTFVPRWGATVTGARTFLIAYNINLLCTKELAHRIALNLREQGRGADQPGRLKKVQGIGWYLEEENIAQVSTNLLDFETTPLHAVYEEVCQDAEALNLPVVGSQLVGLVPKKAILDTAEFYIKKEKLFILEEEQKIRLVVSRLGLDSLSPFHPRERIIEYLVQAGEADEGLVAKPLGAFVRAVGGRSAAPGGGSVSAAAAALGAALGCMVGLMSYGKRQFEELDPIMRKLIPPFHQAMDELVAMVDADSRAFSSYMEALKLPKGTPEERER; via the exons ATGGCTAAGCTGGTGGAGTGCGTACCCAACTTCTCGGAGGGAAATAACAAGGAG GTGATCGATGCGGTAGGACAGGCCATCTCTCGGACACcgggctgtgtgctgctggatgTAGATGCTGGTGCCTCCACCAATCGCACTGTGTACACCTTTGTGGGGTCCCCTGAGGCTGTCATTGAAGGAGCGCTGAGTGCGGCCCGAGTGGCTGGCCAGCTCATTGACATGAGCCGACACACAG GTGAACACCCTCGCATGGGGGCTCTGGATGTCTGCCCCTTTGTGCCAGTGATGAATGTCAGCATGGAGGAGTGTGTCACCTGTGCCAACATCTTCGGGCAGCGCTTGGCAACAGAGCTAGGAGTGCCTG TTTACCTGTATGGAGAGGCAGCAcgaaaggaaagcaggaaggccTTGCCTGCAATCCGTGCTGGGGAGTATGAGGCACTTCCTGAAAAG CTTGCAAAACCAGAGTGGGCTCCTGACTTTGGGCCTCCAACATTTGTCCCCCGGTGGGGGGCCACAGTGACGGGTGCCCGGACCTTCCTTATTGCATACAACATCAACCTGCTGTGCACCAAGGAGCTGGCTCATCGCATCGCCCTCAACCTCCGTGAACAGGGTCGTGGTGCTGACCAG CCTGGGCGCTTGAAGAAGGTGCAGGGCATTGGCTGGTATTTGGAGGAAGAGAATATAGCTCAAGTTTCCACAAACCTGTTGGACTTTGAGACGACTCCGCTTCATGCTGTCTATGAGGAAGTTTGCCAAGATGCAGAG GCACTGAATCTCCCTGTGGTGGGATCTCAGCTGGTGGGGCTTGTCCCCAAGAAGGCCATACTGGACACAGCTGAATTTTacataaagaaggaaaaactcTTCATTCTGGAGGAGGAACAGAAGATAAGGCTG GTGGTCAGCCGGCTGGGCCTGGATTCCTTGTCTCCGTTTCACCCCCGGGAGCGCATCATCGA GTAcctggtgcaggcaggagaggcGGATGAGGGGCTGGTGGCCAAGCCATTAGGTGCCTTTGTGCGAGCAGTCGGTGGGAGGTCTGCAGCGCCAGGAGGAGGCTCtgtgtctgcagctgcagctgccctg GGAGCGGCACTGGGCTGCATGGTGGGGCTGATGAGCTATGGGAAGCGGCAATTTGAGGAACTGGACCCCATCATGAGGAAGCTGATCCCTCCATTCCATCAGGCCATGGATGAGCTGGTGGCAATGGTGGATGCTGACTCCCGTGCCTTCAGCAGTTACATG GAAGCTCTGAAGCTGCCAAAAGGCACCCCTGAAGAGCGGGAGAGGTGA